In the genome of Streptomyces sp. SLBN-118, the window TCCCACCCGCCAAGACCATCCCACTCCAAGCCGCCCTCGCCGATGGCGTGATCGGCGTGGACACCAACGCCGACCACCTCGCCGCATGGCGCTTGGACACTCACGGCAACCCGATGGGCCGGCCGCGCCGCTTCTCCTACGACCTGTCCGGCAACGCCCAGCACCGCGACGCCCAAGTACGGCACGCCCTCACCCGGCTGCTGAACTGGGCCAAGAGCTGCGGCGTCAAGGCCATCGCGGTCGAAGACCTCGACTTCCAGGCCGAGAAAACCAGAGAGAAGCACGGACGCAAGCGCCGATTCCGGCAGCTCATCTCCGGCATGCCGACCGGCAGGCTCCGCGCCCGGCTGACCTCCATGGCCGACGCCACAGGTATCGCGATCACCACCGTGGACCCCGCCTACACCAGCAAGTGGGGCGCCCAGCACTGGCAAAAGCCGATGGCCGGCCCCACCCGTAAGACCACCCGGCACGATGCGGCGAGCATCGCGATCGGACGACGCGCCCAGGGGCACCCGATCCGGCGACGGACGACACCGCCCCGTGCATACCAGAGCGATGTGCACGGGCATCGGACCGTCCAGGCCGACCGGCGTGCCCCCGGGCGTGAGGGACCCCGCCCCCGCATCCCCGGACCACGGACACGATCCGTGCTGCCGGACGCGGCGAGTACGCGGGCGACCAGGACATCCAAAACCGTTCGGGATGTCCGCAGTGACCAGGCATGGGTCCAAGACTCACTCCTGCTCACTGATTAGGAACGGTGGAGCAGGCCGTCATCGGCGACGACCCCTGCGACCTGCTGGTACCGGAGGCGCATACGCTGGCAGCGCACGCGTCCGTACGCCGCGAGGATCTGGCGGGGCAGCGGTGGATCTGCCAGCCGCCGGGCACCGTGTGCCACGACTGGCTGGTGCGTACGCTGCGCGCGGCCGGGTGCGAGCCCGATCTCGCGCACCGGGCCGAGGAGTACCACACCCAGCTCGCGCTGGTCGCGGCCGGACTGGGCATCGCGCTGATCCCGCGACTCGGCCGGGGCACGCTGCCGGCAGGGGTGGTCGCGGTGGGCCTGGATCCCGTGCCGATGCGGCGGCTGTACGCGCTGTGGCGCGCGGGGGCGGCGCGGAGGCCGGCGATCACGGAGACGGTGGGGGTGCTGCGGGCGCGGTGGGCGGAGGGTTGAGGGCAGGGGGGTGAGGGCGGCGTCCGGGGTGGGCGCGCCCCGGACGCCGCCCCCAGGCGGCCCCCGTCCCGGTGACCTTCCGCGCGCCGCGCCGTCCTTTGTCTTGCCACGCTCTTGACCTGGCAGTAATTTTCGGGCTATCCGTGTGTCCTTGGAAGTTTCCTTCAACTCCCTTGTCGAGCAAGGCCGGAAGGAGCCCCATGCACGACCGGAGCCTCACCCGACGCACCCTCCTCACCGCGACCGCCGCGACCGCTGTGGCGGCGGGCGCCGTCGTCGGCGCCTCCCCCGCACTCGCCCTCCCCTCGCACCGCGACCGCCTCAAGCGGCTGATCTCCCGGATGAGCCTGGAGGAGAAGGTCGGCCAGCTCTTCGTGATGCGGGTGTACGGGCACTCCGCGACCACCCCCGACCAGGCCGACATGGAGCTGAACCTCAAGGAGATGGGCGTCCGCTCGGCCGCGGAGCTGGTCGCGGCGTACCACGTCGGCGGCATCATCTACTTCTCCTGGGCGCACAACACCCGTGACCCGTACCAGATCGCCGACCTGTCCAACGGCATCCAGCGAGCCGGACTCGCGCAGTCCACTCCCGTACCGCTGCTGATCTCCACCGACCAGGAGCACGGCATCGTGGCCCGCGTGGGCAGACCCGCCACCCTGATGCCGGGTGCGATGGCCCTGGGCGCGGGCGGCTCCCGTTCCGCCGCCCGTACGGCGGGGCGGATCGCCGGGGCCGAGCTGGCCGCGATGGGTATCCGCCAGAACTACGCCCCCGTTGCCGACGTCAACGTCAATCCCGCCAACCCGGTCATCGGCGTCCGCTCCTTCGGTGCCGACCCCGATGCGGTGGCCGGCCTGGTCGCCGCTCAGGTGAAGGGCTATCAGAGCGCGGGCATCGCCGCGACGTCGAAGCACTTCCCGGGGCACGGCGACACCACCGTCGACAGTCACACGGGCATCCCCGTCATCACCCACACCCGCGCGCAGTGGGAGGAGACCGACGCCCCGCCGTTCCGGGCGGCGATCGCCGCCGGGATCGACTCGATCATGACGGCGCACATCCAGTTCCCCGCGCTGGACCCGAGCAACGACCCGGCCACGCTCTCACGCCCCATCCTCACCGGCATCCTGCGCGAGGAACTGGGTTACGACGGTGTGGTGGTCACCGACGCGCTCAATATGCAGGGCGTGCGCGACAAGTACGGCGACAGCAGGGTGCCGGTGCTCGCGCTGAAGGCGGGCGTGGACCAGCTGCTCAACCCGCCGGACCTGGCCGTCGCCTGGAACGGCGTCCTCAATGCGGTCAAGAGCGGCGAGCTCACCGTGGCCCGCCTCGACGAATCGATCCTGCGCATCCTGCTCCTGAAGGAGAAACTGGGCCTGTTCCGCGACCCGTTCGTCTCCCGGCGCGACGTGGAGCGCACCGTCGGCGCCCGCGCGCATCTCGCGGCGGCCGACCGGATCGCCGAGGGGACCACGACCCTGCTGGTCAACGAGGACGGGCTGCTGCCGCTGGACAGGCGCAGCCGGCGCAGTCTCCTGGTGGTCGGGGCCGATCCGGCCTCGCCCACCGGGACGACCGGCCCGCCGACCTCCGTACTGGCGCAGGCGCTGACCGAACTGGGCTTCGCCGCGACCGCATTGTCCACCGGGATCACGCCGACGGCCGCGAAGATCGAAGAGGCGGCCCTGGCGGTGGGCGGCAAGGACGCGGTGATCGTCTGCACCTACAACGTCACGGCGGCGAGCCCGCAGCGGACGCTGGTGGCCCGGCTCGCCGCGACCGGTGTGCCCGTGGTCGCCGTCGCCATCCGCAATCCGTACGACGTCGCCCAGCTCACCGGCGTAGGGGCGGCACTCGCCACGTACTGCTGGACCGATGTCGAACTGCGCGCGGCGGCCCGGGTGATCGCGGGCCACGCCGACCCGGAGGGGAAGCTTCCGGTGCCGGTGCAGCGCGCGGACGATCCGCTTCAGGTGCTGTATCCCATCGGCTACGGCCTGTCGTACGACTGACCACCGGAAAGAGGCGACAAGCCGGTGGGCTGCGCCCGTCGCCTGTGAGGATCCCTCGGCGGCGGGCACAGCCCACTCAGCAGTGCGTTACGGCCGCAGGGCCGGTTCCCGCTCGATGTCGCGCTTGTCGAGCTTCGCGTCGTACGTGGTCAGCGGCTTCGCCTTCGCCTCGTCCTGCTGGACGGCGGCCGGGGCGACGCCCGCCCACTTCAGGATCGCGGCAGTGGCGGCCGCCTTCTGGTCGGGCACCAGACGGGCCACGTTGGCGCCGTGGTTGGCACCCGGAGCGACGTACACATGGCTGTCGCGGGTGCCGCTGCCCGGCCGGAACTGCTCCGAGCCCCACGGGTCGTTCTCGCCGTAGACGAACAGCATCTGGTTGGCGTTGTGCCGCACCCAGGTGTCCACGTCGCGCATGACCCACGGCTTGAAGCGCATCGGGATGTCACGCGGCACGAAGTTCCGAGGCGGCTGGTACCCGTACCGGGTCAGGCCACTGAGGTGCGGCTGCTTGATGTCGGGCGAGCCCAGCTCGGTGCCTGCCTGGTAGTAGTACGGGGTGTACGTCTCCAGGCCCTGGTCGGTGTAGGCGGAGAAGCCGGAGATCGCGTCGATGCTGTCGTAGATCTCCTGGTCGCCGGCGGTCGCGGCGACCGGGATCGATCCGCAGTCGGCCAGCAGGCTGTACTGCCAGAAGGCCCAGACATAGTCGAGGACGACCGCCTCGTACGCCTTGTCGAGGCTGCCGACGGTCTTGAAGGTGTAACCCTCGGCGGTCGCGTACGCCTGGTACTTGGCCTCCAGCGGCTCGCGCCGCACCAGGGCCTCGCGCTGGACCGCGTTCAGCTTGTCGCGGCACTCCTTGGTGCCGACCTTCTCGAAGAACCGGTCGTAGGCCGAGTCCTCCTTGTTCACCACGTCGTTGGGCGCGACGTACGCGACGACGCCGTCCATGTCCCGCGGGTAGTAGCGCTCGAAGTAGGTGGCCGTCATGCCGCCCTTGGAGGCGCCGGTGGCGAGCCACTTCTTGGTGTAGATCTTCTTCAGCGCCGTGAAGACCCGGTGCTGGTCGCTGGCGGCCTGCCAGATGTCCAGCTTCGACCAGTTCGCCGGGTCGGGCCTGGACGGGGTGAAGAACCGATACTCCAGGGAGACCTGGTTGCCGTCGATGATCGCCGTCGGCTCACTGCGGCGTGGCGTGGTGCTCACGTTGTAGCCGGAGGTGAAGAAGACGGTGGGGCGGCTGGTGTCCTTGTGCAGCAGGGTGATCCGCTGCTTGAACGTGCCCTTGTCGGGGTGCCGGTGATCGACCGGCTGCGTGTAGTTGAGGACGAAGTACCGGTAACCCGGGTACGGCTTCTCCTCGATGAGACTCATGCCCTCGATCGCGAGGATCCGGTCCTTGATGTCCGTCCCGGCTGTCGGCTCCGCGGCGGTAGCCGCACTCGCCGTCGCACCGGCCGCACTCATGGTGCCAATGAGCACCACGAGCGACAGCAGCCATCTGAGCGCCTTGCGCATTCACCCTCCCCTTGGTTCACCTGTGGTCGCGGTGAACCTAGCGGGGGCAACACCCGCCCCGCCAGCCCCAGTTGGGATCGGCCGGTCTGACCAGGTGTCATACGGAGGGCGAAGTCAGCACAGGATCCAGCCGGTCGAACGCGAGATGCCCGCGATCGAACCGGTGACCCGGACACAGCGGTTGAGCGCGTGGACCGTGACGGGGCCCGCCTGGCGGATGAAATGGCCCTCGTCGACGGCGGCCCGGCCGCCGCGTGCCTGGAGCGAGATGGACATGACCCGCCGCACGCCGGGCTTCCTCGCCACGGTCATGGCGCAGGCGTACTGCCGGTTCTTGTAGACCCGCAGCTCACCGGTGGCGAACTTGACGGTCTTCAGCGGTCGGCCGCTGCACGTGGAGGCGACGGCTTCGGCGTTTGACGCGCCGGGTCCGGCCAGTGTGAGCACTCCTGCTGCCATGAACACGGCGACACCCTGCGCGAGCAGCCGCCGTCGCCCCAGTCGTTTGTTCCCCGCCTCACCGAACACGCTCGCACCCCTTTGTCACGGCCCCGTACATGCGTACGACGCAGCGGGGCTTCCTACGGTTGCGATATCCGGCGATCCGTCATACCGCGGCGGGCTCGTCCTCCCCGATGAAGGTGCGCCAGAGCGTGGCGTAGCGCCCGCCCAGGGCGAGGAGTTCGTCGTGCGTACCGTCCTCGACGACCTTTCCGCCGTCCATCACGACCACCCGGTCCGCCCGGGCCGCCGTGGTCAGGCGGTGGGCGACGACCAGCGTGGTGCGGCGGCCCGTCAGCCGGTCCGTGGCCTGGTTGACCTGGGCCTCGGTGGCCAGGTCCAGGGCGGCGGTCGCCTCGTCGAGCAGCAGGATGTCCGGGTCCACGAGCTCGGCTCGGGCGAGCGCGATCAGCTGGCGCTGGCCCGCAGAGAGGTTGCGGCCGCGCTCGGAGACCTCGTGCAGGTAGCCGCCGTCGAGGGTGGCGATCATGTCGTGGGCGCCGACCGCGCGGGCCGCCGCCTCCACTTCGGCGTCGCTCGCTCCGGGGCGGCCGTAGGCGATGGCGTCCCGGACGTTCCCCTCGAAGAGGTACGCCTCCTGGGGGACGACGCCGAGCCGGTGACGGTAGGCCGTCAGATCCAGCTCGCGCAGATCGGTGCCGTCGGCGGTGACCCGGCCGCCGGTCGGGTCGTAGAACCGCGCGACCAGCTTGACGAGTGTCGACTTGCCCGCGCCGGTCTCGCCGACGAAGGCGACGGTCTGGCCGGCCGGTATGCGCAGGTCGATCGAGTTCAGGGCCGCCTCGTCGTCCCCGTAGGCGAAGTCGACGTTCTCGAAGGCGATCTCGCCGCTCAGCGAGCGCACGTCGAGAGGCGCCTTCGATGTGGCGGTCGACGTCGGCTCCTGGAGGAGCTCCTGGATACGGCCCAGCGACACCGTCGCCTGCTGGTATCCGTCGAAGACCTGCGAGAGCTGCTGCACGGGCGCGAAGAACAGGTCGATGTAGAGGAGGTAGGCGACCAGCGCGCCGGTGGTGAGAGTGCCCGCCTCGACCCGGCCCGAGCCGACGATCAGCACGGCCGCCACGGCCACCGAGGACAGCAGCTGAACGAAGGGGAAGTAGACCGAGATCAGCCACTGGCCGCGCACCCGGGCCCGGCGGTAGCTGTCGCTGCGGCCGGCGAACCTGTCCGCGC includes:
- a CDS encoding glycoside hydrolase family 3 protein translates to MHDRSLTRRTLLTATAATAVAAGAVVGASPALALPSHRDRLKRLISRMSLEEKVGQLFVMRVYGHSATTPDQADMELNLKEMGVRSAAELVAAYHVGGIIYFSWAHNTRDPYQIADLSNGIQRAGLAQSTPVPLLISTDQEHGIVARVGRPATLMPGAMALGAGGSRSAARTAGRIAGAELAAMGIRQNYAPVADVNVNPANPVIGVRSFGADPDAVAGLVAAQVKGYQSAGIAATSKHFPGHGDTTVDSHTGIPVITHTRAQWEETDAPPFRAAIAAGIDSIMTAHIQFPALDPSNDPATLSRPILTGILREELGYDGVVVTDALNMQGVRDKYGDSRVPVLALKAGVDQLLNPPDLAVAWNGVLNAVKSGELTVARLDESILRILLLKEKLGLFRDPFVSRRDVERTVGARAHLAAADRIAEGTTTLLVNEDGLLPLDRRSRRSLLVVGADPASPTGTTGPPTSVLAQALTELGFAATALSTGITPTAAKIEEAALAVGGKDAVIVCTYNVTAASPQRTLVARLAATGVPVVAVAIRNPYDVAQLTGVGAALATYCWTDVELRAAARVIAGHADPEGKLPVPVQRADDPLQVLYPIGYGLSYD
- a CDS encoding S28 family serine protease; protein product: MRKALRWLLSLVVLIGTMSAAGATASAATAAEPTAGTDIKDRILAIEGMSLIEEKPYPGYRYFVLNYTQPVDHRHPDKGTFKQRITLLHKDTSRPTVFFTSGYNVSTTPRRSEPTAIIDGNQVSLEYRFFTPSRPDPANWSKLDIWQAASDQHRVFTALKKIYTKKWLATGASKGGMTATYFERYYPRDMDGVVAYVAPNDVVNKEDSAYDRFFEKVGTKECRDKLNAVQREALVRREPLEAKYQAYATAEGYTFKTVGSLDKAYEAVVLDYVWAFWQYSLLADCGSIPVAATAGDQEIYDSIDAISGFSAYTDQGLETYTPYYYQAGTELGSPDIKQPHLSGLTRYGYQPPRNFVPRDIPMRFKPWVMRDVDTWVRHNANQMLFVYGENDPWGSEQFRPGSGTRDSHVYVAPGANHGANVARLVPDQKAAATAAILKWAGVAPAAVQQDEAKAKPLTTYDAKLDKRDIEREPALRP